A single Desulfobaculum xiamenense DNA region contains:
- a CDS encoding phosphoribosylanthranilate isomerase, with translation MPRTDLAPICPRIQIAGIIDREEADLLVRLGVDSLGFPLRLAVHAPDISDADAAHVIASLPPHVAAVVITYLTNPDEIIALCDALGTARVQLHADVPPAVPAALRALRPDLRIIKSLVIPHGCDDALPNSIVERINAFAPHVDAFLTDSTDPTTGATGATGRIHDWRLDRAIVEASPIPVIIAGGLNPTNVRAAIRAARPAAVDAHTGVEGPDGRKRADLVKTFIREAVSGFSDIA, from the coding sequence ATGCCCCGCACGGACCTCGCCCCCATCTGCCCCCGCATTCAGATTGCGGGAATCATCGACCGCGAGGAGGCCGACCTGCTGGTCCGCCTCGGCGTGGACAGCCTCGGCTTTCCCCTGCGCCTCGCCGTGCATGCCCCGGACATCTCCGACGCCGACGCGGCCCACGTCATCGCCAGCCTGCCGCCCCATGTCGCGGCGGTCGTCATCACCTACCTCACGAATCCGGACGAGATCATCGCCCTGTGCGACGCGCTCGGCACCGCGCGCGTCCAGCTCCACGCCGACGTCCCGCCTGCGGTTCCGGCAGCCTTGCGGGCGCTCCGGCCGGATTTGCGCATCATCAAGAGCCTCGTCATTCCGCACGGCTGCGACGACGCGCTTCCGAATTCCATCGTTGAGCGCATCAACGCCTTCGCCCCGCACGTGGACGCCTTCCTCACCGATTCCACGGACCCTACGACCGGTGCAACGGGCGCCACGGGGCGCATCCACGACTGGCGGCTAGACCGCGCCATCGTCGAGGCCTCGCCCATCCCGGTCATCATCGCTGGCGGTCTCAATCCGACCAACGTCCGCGCCGCCATCCGCGCCGCGCGCCCGGCCGCCGTGGACGCGCACACCGGCGTCGAGGGGCCGGACGGACGCAAACGCGCCGATCTCGTCAAAACCTTCATTCGCGAAGCAGTATCCGGCTTTTCCGACATCGCCTGA
- a CDS encoding ATP-binding cassette domain-containing protein: protein MHTAIKQPLVRLVDVSVRTGQTMALEHVDWALAPNEHWAIVGRNGAGKTTFMRVARAEQHPAQGMGHVEWVLDGQGGGPAEARQAMLIVSADDQDQYTRLGRELCGTEVVVSGLRGTTDLFSPATPEELATARELLAEFDAAHLADTNLTAMSRGQARLVLIIRALAARPRVLLLDEALDGLDRHSAKRVNAAVETAATQGMQIVFCTHRKGEIPDFITHAGIMESGRLVRQGPRSVVLDEARRAAEDEEVPQWNGCSATDLAPHGETPEFLVRMRNATVLRAGRHILSGVDWTIRPGERWAVLGRNGAGKSTLVRLMTAEMRCMANGRVDWFGASGPTDIAAVRQRIGLVSPELQAAYRYDVPALELVQSGFFHSIGLWCEPSPEETARARSLMNLVGMAAFENRHIRSLSYGQLRRLLIARALAPRPDLLLLDEPCTGLDAVSRASFLRTTSLLCEAEMSMVFISHAPEELPDGMTHVLVLDEGRIHCCGRIDDLGSPASLLP, encoded by the coding sequence ATGCATACCGCGATCAAACAGCCGTTGGTCCGCCTTGTCGACGTCAGTGTCCGCACAGGGCAGACCATGGCCCTCGAACATGTGGACTGGGCCCTCGCCCCGAACGAGCACTGGGCCATCGTAGGCCGCAACGGCGCGGGAAAGACCACCTTCATGCGTGTGGCGCGCGCGGAGCAACACCCCGCGCAGGGCATGGGCCATGTCGAGTGGGTGCTCGACGGCCAAGGGGGCGGGCCAGCCGAGGCGCGCCAGGCCATGCTCATCGTCTCCGCCGACGATCAGGACCAGTACACCCGCCTCGGACGCGAGCTCTGCGGCACGGAGGTGGTCGTCAGCGGGCTACGCGGAACGACGGACCTCTTCAGCCCCGCCACCCCCGAGGAACTCGCCACCGCCCGCGAACTGCTGGCGGAATTCGACGCCGCCCACCTCGCCGACACGAATCTGACCGCCATGTCGCGCGGTCAGGCGCGGCTTGTGCTCATCATCCGCGCCCTTGCCGCCCGCCCGCGCGTGCTACTCCTCGACGAGGCGCTGGACGGGCTGGACCGCCACTCGGCCAAACGCGTGAATGCGGCTGTGGAAACCGCCGCGACGCAGGGGATGCAGATCGTGTTCTGCACCCACCGCAAGGGCGAAATCCCCGACTTCATCACGCACGCGGGCATCATGGAATCCGGACGTCTGGTCCGGCAGGGACCGCGATCCGTGGTGCTCGACGAAGCTCGCCGCGCAGCCGAGGACGAAGAGGTTCCGCAATGGAACGGATGCTCTGCCACGGACCTCGCGCCACACGGCGAAACTCCGGAATTCCTCGTGCGCATGCGAAACGCTACCGTGCTTCGCGCCGGGCGGCATATCCTGTCCGGCGTGGACTGGACCATCCGCCCCGGAGAGCGTTGGGCCGTCCTAGGCCGCAACGGCGCGGGCAAAAGCACCCTCGTGCGGCTCATGACCGCCGAAATGCGCTGCATGGCAAATGGCCGGGTCGACTGGTTCGGGGCGTCCGGCCCTACGGACATCGCGGCCGTGCGCCAGCGGATAGGCCTCGTCTCGCCGGAATTGCAGGCCGCCTACCGCTACGACGTCCCCGCGCTGGAGCTTGTTCAAAGCGGCTTCTTCCACAGCATCGGCCTGTGGTGCGAACCTTCGCCGGAAGAAACCGCCCGCGCACGGAGCCTCATGAACCTCGTGGGCATGGCGGCCTTCGAAAATCGCCACATCCGCAGCCTGTCCTATGGCCAGCTCCGGCGGCTTCTCATTGCCCGCGCACTTGCCCCGCGCCCGGACCTGTTGCTCCTCGACGAACCGTGCACCGGGCTGGACGCCGTCTCCCGCGCGTCCTTCCTGCGCACGACGTCGTTGCTATGCGAAGCGGAAATGTCCATGGTCTTCATCTCCCACGCACCGGAGGAACTGCCAGACGGCATGACCCACGTCCTCGTCCTCGACGAAGGGCGCATCCACTGCTGCGGCCGCATCGACGACCTCGGCTCCCCAGCATCGCTTCTGCCCTGA
- a CDS encoding 4Fe-4S binding protein produces the protein MDIRHLSKAIMRPSRVRLAVQFGCAALCLYAGWRFYLFTSWAAGHTTEAVARPASVEAFLPLSAFMALKRLLVTGLWDAVHPAGLTILIMAIVMALVVRKGFCGHICPVGLASRMLAAAGRRLGISHEPPRWMHKGLFVFKYMLFAPFALTVLRMGVPEIESFLFSSYNISADAHMLAFFLYPSTATLIVVTTLALLGLVVPYFWCRYMCPYGAMLGLFSLASPLAITRDASACTGCGRCSRVCPGGIRVQEKVRVNSPECVGCMQCVEACPAKGCLAPALPVVGRLNPLLPALAAALLLAGFHVWGVSTGHWDSTMPLTMLRRFYAMALSGMPASGF, from the coding sequence ATGGATATACGTCACCTCTCGAAAGCCATCATGCGTCCGTCACGCGTCAGGCTCGCCGTACAGTTCGGATGTGCGGCGCTGTGCCTGTACGCTGGCTGGCGCTTCTACCTTTTCACCAGCTGGGCCGCCGGACACACGACTGAAGCCGTCGCACGCCCGGCCTCAGTGGAAGCCTTCCTACCCCTCAGCGCCTTCATGGCTCTCAAGCGCCTGCTCGTGACGGGGCTTTGGGACGCGGTGCATCCTGCGGGGCTGACCATCCTCATCATGGCCATCGTAATGGCGCTGGTGGTGCGCAAGGGCTTCTGCGGGCACATCTGCCCGGTGGGGCTGGCCTCGCGCATGCTCGCCGCCGCAGGCCGCCGCCTCGGCATCAGCCATGAGCCGCCGCGCTGGATGCACAAGGGCTTGTTCGTCTTCAAATACATGCTGTTCGCGCCCTTCGCGCTAACCGTGCTGCGCATGGGCGTACCAGAGATCGAGAGCTTCCTGTTCTCGTCCTACAACATCTCGGCCGACGCGCACATGCTCGCGTTCTTCCTGTATCCCTCGACGGCGACGCTCATCGTCGTGACCACGCTCGCTCTGCTCGGACTGGTGGTGCCCTATTTCTGGTGCCGCTACATGTGTCCCTACGGCGCAATGCTCGGCCTGTTCTCGCTGGCCTCGCCACTGGCCATCACGCGCGACGCCTCGGCCTGCACGGGCTGCGGCCGCTGCTCGCGCGTGTGTCCCGGCGGCATCCGCGTACAGGAAAAGGTCCGCGTCAACTCGCCCGAATGCGTGGGCTGCATGCAGTGCGTGGAGGCCTGCCCGGCCAAGGGATGCCTCGCCCCGGCGCTGCCCGTAGTCGGTCGACTGAACCCACTCCTGCCCGCGCTGGCGGCGGCGCTTCTGCTGGCTGGCTTCCACGTCTGGGGCGTGAGCACGGGACACTGGGACAGCACCATGCCGCTGACCATGTTGCGCAGGTTCTACGCCATGGCGCTCTCCGGCATGCCAGCTTCGGGCTTTTAA